The genomic region TTGTGtaattgattaattttctGCAAGTACTCTATGATCGTCAAGCCCAAACCTCCATTTACACTATCCTCAGCTGTGATTATGTACTTGTGGTCCTTAGCTAGTTCGTTGAAAGTTTCAAGGTCAAATGGGTTTAAAAAACGAGCATCTACTATTGTAGGATTAAAATTTCGGCCTATTTTTTCAACTGCCTCAATTACATTGTACAATATGGGACCCaatgaatatattacaaCCTCCCTTCCTCTTCTTAATACCTTACTTTTATGCCTTTTTActtcatttaattcatCTTCAAATTCTAAATTCCTACCGAATTTCTCATCAGAAAACTTGTAAAACTTAACATAGTCATATAACTCTTCGCTATAAAACTGGGTTAACAAACTTTTATCAATAACTTTACCCTTTGGGTATCTTACAACATAGGGAACATCAGTATTCATGGATGACAATAGTGATAAAACAAGTTCTACTTGATTACTGGGCGCTGATATTATGAAGTTTTTCAGAGGTCTCAGGAAGTTAAGGTCATAGTTTCCGTGGTGAGAAAGTCCATCTTCTCCCACATATCCTGCCCGGTCTACCATGAGTCTGATTGGTATGTTCTGTATCGCCACATCATGTATCACCTGGTCAAGAGCACGTTGCAGAAATGTTGAATATATTGCGCAGTAAGGTTTAACTCCTGATAGGGCCAGACCTGATGAAAATGTTACTGCATGTTGTTCTGAAATTCCAACATCAAATGTGCGATTTGGGAAATATTCTCCAAACTCTCCAATTCCAGTCCCTCCTGGCATTGCTGCTGTTATTCCTGCCACCTTTTCATCCATAAGTCCCATCATTATCAGTGTATTACTAAATACATTACTGAAAGTTCCTTCATCAAATTTGTTATACCCCAATTTACTTCGAACATTTTTCTCATCTACCAATATATCTGGAGACAGGTTTGGCACTTCTTGGTTCTCAAATGAAATACCATCTAGTTCTAAGTTATAGGCTGTTTGTGAGTCATTAAACAGGTTTTCTATAGTGGGATTTACTATCGTAAGGTTTGTATTGGGTTTAATTGAGTGCATTTTATCCAATTGATTTAATGCTTCTGGACAACAATACCCTTTTATTGTCttaatatgtataattaaCGGCCCATGTATTTCCTCattcaatatttttatgGTTCTATTTGGCACTCTGTTTGAAAACTTGATTAGTTTGAATAGATATAACAAATCATTTAACTTGTGGCCGTCTATTGGTCCAATGACATTTAACCCATTCAACTCCATTCCATCCTCACTACATTTGCTTAATTTAGCAAATAACTCGTTAATTGCATCAACTACTGGTCTAATTGGTTTATTTGAAGAGTTTTGTAGAAAAAATGGCACAATTGGTTTGACTCCTGAAATTGATTTCATGCCTGTTGGCAATGAAACCTGCTCgttatcattatatataattatcattgggctttttatgtttattgCGTAATTTAGGCTCTCGTATGCCATGCCTCCAGTCATTCCTCCATCTCCAATTACACTGATGTAATTTGGCCTCAAGCTGTTTTGTTGATTTTTGGTACTATTCTGTAGTAGTAAAAACCCTTCTAGTAAACCCTGAACTGAAGATAATGACGTTGAAGAGTGACCAGCACCAAATATATCATGAATACTCTCATAGCGCCTGCAGAAAGCAGACAAACCATCTTTTTTTTTAATCGTGTGTAATTTATCTCTTCTCCCTGTGAGGATCTTATGTACATATGCTTGGTGGCCAATGTCCCATACTATTTTATCAAACGGGGAGTCAAACACATAATGCAGTGCTACAGTAAGTTCAGTTACTCCCAAAGATGCCGAAAAATGTCCTCCCACCTTGGAAATAACATCACCCAGATAAAGCCTAATCTCATTACACAATTCTGGCAGCAATTCTTCTGGCAGCCTTTTTAGGTCTTCTATTCCTTCTATTCTATTTAATAACTTATACTTATCGAAATTCGATTTTCGGATAATTTCCGTTGAGGAATCCACTGAAACTGGGCAACTTGAGTTGCGTTCTGAATTATTGTACAGGGTCCCATTTTTTGGGAAAAAACTAAGCGAATTTAATGAAACATTACGATAACCAACTATTTGcataatattacaaattgtgtagaacaaataaaatttaatgacCATAATAGCATCTTATCGATGGGTCACATTCTAGTTACACATTCATTATCAAAAtaagataatttattgatattCAGGACCAAATTCCAAACtgttataaaataaaataataaaatacaacaaTGGAGTATAATGTATGATAGAAGAAGGAAATATGGGAATGTTGGATTCCATTCaatctaattttttatcttccctgtaaaatattcttaattatatatattaaatggtatttatgatatttatcaaatgcTTATAAATTATCGTATTTTGTTATCCCATCATGTTTCAAAAAATATCCAAAAACACACCTTTCCtaaatatttcaaaaatGGAAAATTTGTATCATACTTctctaaatttaattacaCCTATAACGAAATCTTCAAGTTAACTGAGAATAACACATTAAAGTtcaataaatcaaattatgTTACACATTGCAAGGAGGATGATTATGGCTATTTCGGTTTAAAAGTTAAAAACCCTTTAGATTTGTTAAAGTTGACCAATGATTCCATTAATTATTCTCAATCACTAGTCAACAACCTAGTAAATTTCCCCGGaaacaaaattaacaaaGAACAACGAGATCAAAAAGACTACGAGAATGAGAATAATAAGGTTTTAGAGGTAATAGACGATATATCAAACGTCTTATGCTCAATAGCTGATCCCTGCGAATTATTAAGGTAtggaattatttataattttaattgttcAGACATGTACATCCCGATGAAGAATGGCGTAAAATGTCAAATACGTGCATAGAATTGATTTCAgagtttattattaatatcaaCGTTAACGAAAATgtaagaaattattaaataattgaaatttattGTTGATTTCTTAGATCTACAAGTTGTTGATAGAGAATTTAAAGGAGAATTTAACCAATGAAGAGAGTTTTGTACTAAAACATATGATCAGGTCCATGGAACAACAGGGAGTACATCTATCAAAAGAGTCtaaagtatttttttaattatttataacaCAAACATGTTCAATTTTGGGTTAGATGAAATATAAGGAGTTGATTACAAAGGAACAGATGTTAGCATTTTCTATAGTAGAGGGCAATACCtttaaatttcaattaGGAAATTTGACCGATAATGATCCACTAGAGAAAATACCCaaagatgaaaatatatacaacTATTTACTTAAGTATGTGTGAATAGTGATTTTATGGTTCAGAAATTCTAATCAGGATGGTTTGAGGAAGTCAATTTGGTTTTCACAAAGGATCAGTAATCAAGTACTAAACTACTTAGTTATCTTTTCAACTAGTCAACAAAAATTTGTAGAGTTTGTACAAAAAGATGAAAGAGTTGCATAAAATTAGGACtgaattatcaaaattaagAGGATATGATAACTAcctaaattatattcagCAGTATCTCCTATCAATTTAATATCTTTGGTTAACATAATTTAGGGAGTGTATCTTGAGTAATACAAATGATGTGTACGAATTTTTAATCAACTGTTCAAAGCTATTGAAGGTACTTTTCCACcaaaaaattttgtttagCCCTATCTCCTTAATGATCTTGAACGattattacaatataagaaattaattcatGAAAACAAATCGGAACAAGAAGAGGATAATTTAGAACAAAAACTACACCCCTGGGATGTGGAATATTTGATTAAGATGTCCAGAAATGAAAGAAATGTAAACATCTCACTGCTCTCACTGATTACCTactttaacattttattaaacaaattgtTCAAAATTACCATTCACCCCTCTGAATCAAAAggtattatttttaaatgtgttaaaCTGTTATAGAATCAATCTATGATGAGAATGTGATAaagtataatttaataaaggATGGAAAGGTGATTTCAAGCTTATATTTGGATTTGTTCGAGAGGTTAAACAAGCATAACATCTCAGCCCAGTTTACAATCCGATGTTCAAAGAAAATTAACACAAAAAACAATAATAGtctatacattttaaatttgatacaCGAAAATAACTTTGTTAACCAAGGATCttatattaaacaattGCCTTCATCAATTATAGTACTATCATTACACAATGATGATAAGAAAAGTAACGTGAAAGAAATATTGAAAAGTacaaaaattgatatatataacGGCGAAATTATATTCCATGAATTGGGACATATTGTGCATACTCTTCTAAGTGATACACATTATCAACATTTGTCAGGtacaattatattttattttatctacAATGTTCTCAATGTAACCCATGAACTATAAGTTGGTTAATAATTGGTAGGAAATCGTGGCCCTATTGACTACGCGGAATTCTCGTCACACCTATTTGAGTTATTTTACTCAAACTGTAGgttaattgtatttttttataaaatttagatttggatgatataatatatatcgacaagaatattaatgaatacGATAAGGGTAATTTGCTGATAAATAAGGGGGGATTAACAGTTTTTGGAAATGAATATAAGCTGTTTAACTCAATAGATATGTCAAAGGTTTTACTTTTGTCAATTATTGATCAGGtaatagaataatttgGTATTTGATGTAATTAGTGGTTTTATGGAACGGAAGAAGACTGGTACACTATTGAGaaaaacattaattatgacattatttttaaagaTTTTGACATGTTCAATGAAAAATTCAATGATTACCAGATCTATCAACTCTTGTCGCCGAATTGTATCACCAATTTTGATCACCTAATACACTACGGAGGGAATTATTACTGTTATCTTTACTCAAAGTTAGTGGTCCTAAAACAGAAATGTGTAGGATTCTATCACTAAAAGTGTTTAAGAAGTTTAATGGCTTAGAGTTTGAACAAGTTGGAAACCGTCTACTAACATTTTTCCAAAATGTAAATTACAGATTAATCATAAGTTATTTCAGGGCTCAATTGATTCCAGTATTAatccaattaataaattggCGAATACTGATTTAAACAAGATCTCAGACGTACTATTTTAACCTTTTAgtataaatgaattatatataagtatatttattgatgTGTATAGTGTTGTGATGTATTATTAGAGGTGACCAGGTAtcttaattttctaaatctTTTAAGATTCCAGTAATTAAATGAATACCAAATGTgcatttaaaatttaaacctGAAATtgtacaaaatttaaatttaaacattaaattatacaaatataatgtaaaatattaaatttcatggaatccaaattaaaattgtgtaaaatacCCTAATGTAGAATAAATCTTGAAAATTTCGTAATGGCGAATATAGAAGGACTGAGTGATTACGTGAAGAAAGTATTTGAGGCTTGCTTTTCAGGGACTTTGTCCGAGCTTAAGGAAAGTGTAAATAGACTCTTACTGGCTGATTCACCCGACCTGAAGGACGAAATAGAGAAAAGTAACAGCAAAAAACGTGACGAAGTGATTCTGACAAGCTTTGAGCTATCCGCACTTGAATACATTAGAGATTCCAAGCAACGTTGTGTGTCACATATCGCAGCAGCAGGTGGTAACTTGGAGATCCTAAACACACTTTTAACTGCTTCCCCGAACCTGGCCCACATAGAAGATGAGAACAACGAGAACTCGTTGTTTTATCTTATTCGCTCGATTATTACGAATTCATTTGAAAGTGACATGGTGAGCGCCGATAAATTGGATAAATCCTCTTCACTGGAAGAGAACAGAATAGACTGTTTAATCCTGTTGATTGGATTATGCGGcataaataatatgaataaattcGGCCTAAGCCCACTGCACGTTGCCACAGAGCTAGGAAGTTATCagatttgtaaaatattattggAAAATAACGCTAATGTGAGTTTCCActaattaacaaattaatataatttgtttttagGTGAATGTATGTAGTAAATCTTTTAACACACCCTTATCAATAGCTGTGATTAAGTCCCATACGATCCTCGTTGACCTATTTCTGGAACACGGTGCGGATCCAAATATCATTAGTGTGGAAGACAAAGGTGATGATAACTCTGATTCAGATAAATCAATACCACCTCCACTGGTCTATTGTAGCAGCGTTGGGAACACTGGTCTCGTTAAAAAGCTGTTAGAAAATGGAGCGGATCCGAATATATGCGACTCTCAGGGCTGGACTCCACTACACTGTGCCTCTGAATCAGGTTACTTGAGTGTTTGTAAACTCCTAATAGAATACAATGCTGACGCCAATATCGTTTGCAAGgtatttaacaaatttcAACCCAGTTATACATCCAATTTACAgataaaaattaagttaaaatacataaataattgtGTAGAAAAAGAATGCTTATATCTTGGCGGTGATGAACGGGCACGATAAGGTGGCCGAGTATTTGAAGGAATTCACAAATGAATCAGACACTTTTGAATTCCTACACAAGAGCGAAACTGAAAACGAActgaataataatgaagtTGACTGTCCAACGGACGAACTCGATTTCCTACGTTTACATGATTCTGAGGAGTTAACTGATGAGGAAatggaaaaaattaaaaggtTGGTAAAAGAAACCAGGGACTGCGGGAAAGAGCTCGTGGGAATTGAAGACTACACTAACGCAACTAATTGCTATACAAAAGTACATTTTACActatttaaatatgaaaagtttaataaactatgtaaaaatttgtttagGGGTTATCTCTTTGTCCAGACCTTCCTGAGTTTAATGAGTTGAAATCCATTTTGTACTCTAACCGAAGCTTCACGAACCTGAAACTGAAGAACTTAAATCAATCACTAAGGGATGCAAAACAGGTAATTAACATACTCCAACTAGCTATAAACATCGTTATTCACAACCATGGCATACAAATTTTAGGCCGTAAAATTTAATCCTGAATGGAGTAAGGCGTATTTGCGTCTAGCTAATGTGTACAAGGAGAAGGGAGAAACTGTAGATTACCTGCACAATTTATTTCAGGCCTTTGTTCGTGATTCCAAAAACTCAGAACTCAAACGCCGCTTCCAGTCGGAGTTTAATAAGCATCGAAAGAGCTAATTAGGAAATTTCTAACCAAAATTCGTCCATATCCCTGATTATTTAGAGGATTTGAGAATATATTCAAAAGTGCATCGGTGTTGATCGGGTTCATGTAACAATTGTGTTCTGGATATCCACTGGGctgaaattaaaaaatcagaaaagttgaaattaatataattttcaacACTATTATTTGTTAACGTTTTCATTTAACTTGTGTGTGCATTCACCTCCATTATAACCGTCCTCCTGAATGTGTGGAACTTTATCCTGATCACTGGCACGAACTAGCTAAATCAACAGTTTTAAGGAAAGAATAACtgagaaaataattaaaaatgaaaactTTAGTACAAAGCTGCCTCAAAGACTGCTACAATGACCTTCCTCAGCCTGAGTTTGTTCTCTCTCCGGAGGATTCCGAGCTAAACTATTTTTTATGGATGCCTGGGTTCAAGTACCAACCGAGCTTCCAggaaaaattaactaaacTCAAGTCACTTTCCACAAACTCAGATAGTACTGTTCATGAGGCCCTTGAGGAAATGgtattcattaatatttatccACCCcgttatttattaatttaaaccaaaaaaatcaaaatttgtactgaatttaattttggTGTAGATTGAGGTCGATGTGTTGGAGGAAAGCTTTAAAAAGAGGGCGAGGGGTGGAATATTGGATGTTCACTTGGCGGGTGTGTTGGCTCGCGAACTCGGAGCCTCTCCTTCTCAAGCTGATTTACTTGAGTTTGAGGCCACTTGCGGCAAGAGTGTGAATTTTGAGAATTTCAAGGACTTTCTAGCCGTTTCAATGTATTCTAACGAGAACCGGGAGTATTTGCAAGATCTTTTAGCAAATTTCGAAAATGTACTCTTTCTAGTCAccctaaaatatttatatagttatttttaattaatacaatgattgtaaaaattttcagatGTCTGGAGGCATTAGCTTGAGCAAGTTTGAGAACTTGATGAAGAATTACGGGGAGCCGTTGACGGATTCCGAGTTGAACGAGCTTTATAAATTGGTGAGGGTGGAAAAAAATGTAGTTTTGTCGAACGATTTGTTGAATTTGTTAAGGCCTGAATGAATTTAGTTTTCATCTGATACATGTTCACACAGATTCATGCCACACATTTGTTTTTAGATTTAGAGAAAATATTATGACGTTTGACAGTTTACTTGACATGGATAACGATTCTCCACTTTTGGATCAATATCATAACTACGACCATCCTCCCAAGAATGgtattttgattttttacacatttggaACATCCTACACATTCTACACCCGCTATTCAACTTTACATTCCTTACTCAACTCTACCTACccatttattttaattaatttaatcatGTAAATCTCatttaaaagaaattatgtagaaaaaaatatgtTAAGGAGTTTATCGTTTCTATCGGCTTGCTCACTATGTTTTGTGAGTTTTCTAAACGCTTTAAATGTTTTTTCAATTCTAAATCCTTCGCTTTACCTGCTAAATCTAGTCCAAGggtataattttaacatattcCACCActtattcatatttatccTCCTAATATGATTCTTTAGATTTTTTGGCCTTTTGATAATTGTATCCACCGGTGATGGTTATTCCTTTTTGGAGAATTACAGCAATGTCGTTGAGGCTTACATGGGATTTCTGAGCGTTAAAAGGGGCAGGGGGATCTTCTTTGTTCTTGTTGCTCTCTTATCGTACACCCTAGTTACTCTTTCGACTTTGTACTACGTTGAACTCCTTGTCTTTGTAGTTTTAGCCATTTTAACCCTCGTTTAATCTACTAACATCCAATTACACTATAGATTATCTCATCTCAAGCATTTACTGGGAACATTTACGTCTTTTACTAATGTATTCTACGTTTATTAGCTGGTGGAGCATGTAATTCCTCAGCTCACTGGTCATCTTTTTAAACAAGGTGTGGCCTGTTATGTCAACTTCCTTCAACTTCTCACTTGTTTCAACTCCATTAATCTCACTTCCTGAATTTGTTCCGTCTTCATTTACTGTTTTTGCTTTATCATTCGAGTTATTGTTCTTGACCAGGTTAGTTATGAACTGGATCTGCTGAATATACCTCCCGTTATTTACATCGTTATTTGAAAGCTGTAGCAAAATGTTTTCAATATTGCTTAGGTTCAAGATGATCTCGTTCATCAGGTCAAACGGGTCCATCAACTCGTCGTCTCCATCACTATACTCGATCTTAAAATATGTACtactattagtatatttattcaCAAGTCCTATAAACAGTGTTattaaagtatatatatatgtacaaaaaaagaaaaaatatgtataaaaataccttGATAATATCCATCTGAGAATTTGCGATAAATGATAGTCTTGCCCGGCTTGACTCCAATCATCGGTATGAATTCCTGGGATTGAACATCTTCAGGTCTCAGCTTTAGAATccttttattatatctaaaaacagtattattgtttattctatttgtattattttattatctaaacTAGGTATGTTATACCTGATGACGttatttaagtttattttGACGGTATCTTCATCCACTTCATCTGAGAATCTACGAGATGCAGGGTCCCAGTACTCTAGCTCACAGTTAGTACTCTTGATGACCTGGTCAAGTTCAGATTTCATGCACACTTCTGAGTTGTACTCTGAAGTATCCTTGGGTAGACTTTGATACGCTTTTTCCCCCGAAACGTTGTTGTGTGGGATGTTAGAGCTCGTGTTCACGAACAGATTGACGTCCTTGATGAGGTATTTTCTGAAGTGGGTGAACCTCATAAGTTCGTCCTTCGAGAGTATCTGTTGTATGCTCGAGGGCACCTGGTCTGAGTTGTAGCACATGTAACTTGAGAGGTCGTTGATGTACTTGAACAGATCGTCGCAGTTAATTATTCGGACAAAATCCTCCTCGAACCCGCCCAGACTCTTCAATAACTCGTAGTTAAACAGGATGTCGCCCTGGGGTATCctcttaatattattacttatACACTTTATGAACTCGTTTACGTTATTGTATATGCAATTTTTATCCACGCCTACCACCGAATCCTTCTTTACATTACTCCTACTTGTCAGTTTCTTTTGTGTTTTTTCAACCAATTCACTATTCTTAGTCACTTCAGATCCACCAACCTCCAAATTTTCTTCCACGTTATTCACTCGAATATCTTTAAAACAAGAAGTTTCATCCTTTTTACTATTTTCTTCACTCACCTGTGTATCACCTGTTTTTCCCGTTGTGACTGAATCTGTAGTATTAGCACACGAATTACTCTGGTTATGGTTGTTCGAGGTAAGAAAATGACACGAGAGTTTGATCAAAAAGTCAATAATGATATTCTTTAAAACTAGTAACCTCAGTAAATAGTTTATATGCTGTTCAAATGAGATGAGTATGAGTTCCTTCATTTGTTCAACGTTTGTGGACTTTGGGTGGTCAAAGTTTCCAGATAAATGACGCTTTAGAACTCTACACACATAAACGTTTGCCTTTGGTCCGCACTTCTTATTACAATCTACGCACACTCTCACTGCTTCTCCAAATATGGAAAATGGCTCCACTTGCCACATTCCCATCAAATATCTGCAGTTCAGGTAatctattatattattcattatgCTGTTATCATAACTCACGTTAAGAACTTCATCTGGGTTATCTTTCACTTTGTTAATTATCTGCTGGTATGTTGCGTTATTAAATGTTGGCGAGTTTGTTGGGTTCGTACTATCGTCCGAGCTCTGATTATCCTTAACTACTGGGGAATTAACTGCTTTAGTTAGTGTGTCATAACTGTTAACCTTTTCTGAACCTGAATTTCTCGAATTAATTGTGTCGTTACATTTTCTCAGCAGTTCAGAATACACCACGTTACAGTTGTTAGCGTCTTCCAGAGACAAGTCAAGCTCATTCCCGCTGGTTGTACTACATGTTTCTTCCGTACTTGCTGTCTTGTTTTCTGCTTCCAATAACTCGGATGTTTCATTCATGTTTAGTGATATCAACCCCAagttaaacaaatttatcgTCAATTCATTATCATCGGCTTCTTTATCCTTATTGTTTTGGTCAACCATATAATTTGGATTCTGGCTGGAGCTTGTAATCGTTTCAACGCTATTCGGAccaattttattctttgCTGTATTATTTCGTTCTTCATTGGTATCTGATCTAGGTGAACCTGTTGGGCAGCAGTATGTTCTAAAGTTAATGTAATTACCAAAGAGTCGAATTTGTCCTTTATTTGTGGTGTTGGAGAGTATCTTTTGCTTGACTAGATACTTTGAGATTTCCAGCGAGGTTGGCTTATTTATCAGCTTAATTCTTTTCAGGGTTTTCGTCTTATTTCCTTTAAACAGCTTCGACTTTGTCTTCACGTTTTTGACCATCATCTTCCTCCTATTCTTTCGTTTCAGATAATTGAGTGACAAACaacttttaattttctttctTTTATGTTTTGGATATTCCTTCTCACCATTTTTTTTACCTCTTTTCCCTACCTCTTTTTCCAACTTACCTCCTTCAACATTATCAGCATTCTTATGATTCTcgaaattataattatctttGGGCGTTGGGGTATTCTCCTTTTGCGATGTAGCACTATTATCAGGGCTATTACTTGTGTTATAAATAAGTTTGTTAATATAGTTTGTGATTTTATTTAGGTCGATTAGGTTATTGTTAACAAGTTCAACTTCCGACTCATCGCTTTCTGGATCCGCTTCCGCTTCCTTCTTTTCATTCGATTCTTCTGACTTAACGTTAACACTGGAGGATGGATAAAAACTATCTTGCTGACTAGTTTCAGGTGTGTTATCTGATGTTTCTGGCTGTGAACTTGATGAGTTCTGTGAAGAATTTGGTATCTCGTCGATGGATTCTGGTGtgtttatataaatacaagATTGCAACGGCATAAAGTCCTGGTTTAGGTCATGCTGGATTATTTGCTTGCACAGGTACCTGCAGTACATGCAGTACCACTTGATCAGGTTCAAGTTGATCAAGTTTCCTTCAGAGACTGTGTACTTGTTGTTCCTCAGATATGCTTGAAAGTTGATGAACTTTGTGTTTTGGAACTCCGTTTGAACGTAGTTGAGTGCTGTCGTTGTTATCTTCTCGA from Theileria annulata chromosome 1, complete sequence, *** SEQUENCING IN PROGRESS *** harbors:
- a CDS encoding zinc finger protein with SET domain, putative (Shows weak similarity to PHD (2.56e-02), RING finger (7.87e-01) and SET (9.3e-02) SMART domains), producing MNYCSNEPVLGSLLSYADWCKESEEEKLHKRTKVKVKRSNGTSKPDSVENLRNSSENNGEISNGKQSKTNKEPEKRKRYGVNGSESKGARDQNPESMTSDSYIDLLELANYSSDASSKNTQFKSNTTTSMNNNGIGNMSTTSMNNLNNGVNNNGKNSCRKRMDLREVSLERLSTLDSLGSRSDSGGVNFNVDSEEFKYESLLSELRRRGFEPKTLGDVLRSRNKQWAKTQCIHSSAKEDFERHLNMYKNHFRSYRKTLDGWIPKSCNVNNNNNSKGNLSGKMGSRRNFEKLTWSNIIFCPNFRPGGEIIYRFSRKTMKTYNTLYDTINKGWVHPDLLVCLVRDASHPVRFATPPEQDCYTAIYTGPEISENLDTKVIFGEYTGIVYREDCVPDSIFEYAFELNFTSASWVDAELEFRHDKQYIRDVNGTIFLPNNSKYVLDSTHAFNELSMVNHCQSIAAYGGEYFLQANCEWQQVIFDGWPHVILTNKQGVKIQTGDELIADFGALWFQKVEENCHRQLKRELISYRLLSTANKSDNNPSNDSPNDEVQTNKVKNSILVQELPNDKSLNNLDYFVVNNNTSYVCAICLDEDLNDYPNTSTKKILTHRKNSTMSTQTLSSDTTMNTGQNAEEYRDEDDEDECIVCDGCDRIFHIKCLEKITTTALNYVQTEFQNTKFINFQAYLRNNKYTVSEGNLINLNLIKWYCMYCRYLCKQIIQHDLNQDFMPLQSCIYINTPESIDEIPNSSQNSSSSQPETSDNTPETSQQDSFYPSSSVNVKSEESNEKKEAEADPESDESEVELVNNNLIDLNKITNYINKLIYNTSNSPDNSATSQKENTPTPKDNYNFENHKNADNVEGGKLEKEVGKRGKKNGEKEYPKHKRKKIKSCLSLNYLKRKNRRKMMVKNVKTKSKLFKGNKTKTLKRIKLINKPTSLEISKYLVKQKILSNTTNKGQIRLFGNYINFRTYCCPTGSPRSDTNEERNNTAKNKIGPNSVETITSSSQNPNYMVDQNNKDKEADDNELTINLFNLGLISLNMNETSELLEAENKTASTEETCSTTSGNELDLSLEDANNCNVVYSELLRKCNDTINSRNSGSEKVNSYDTLTKAVNSPVVKDNQSSDDSTNPTNSPTFNNATYQQIINKVKDNPDEVLNVSYDNSIMNNIIDYLNCRYLMGMWQVEPFSIFGEAVRVCVDCNKKCGPKANVYVCRVLKRHLSGNFDHPKSTNVEQMKELILISFEQHINYLLRLLVLKNIIIDFLIKLSCHFLTSNNHNQSNSCANTTDSVTTGKTGDTQVSEENSKKDETSCFKDIRVNNVEENLEVGGSEVTKNSELVEKTQKKLTSRSNVKKDSVVGVDKNCIYNNVNEFIKCISNNIKRIPQGDILFNYELLKSLGGFEEDFVRIINCDDLFKYINDLSSYMCYNSDQVPSSIQQILSKDELMRFTHFRKYLIKDVNLFVNTSSNIPHNNVSGEKAYQSLPKDTSEYNSEVCMKSELDQVIKSTNCELEYWDPASRRFSDEVDEDTVKINLNNVIRINNNTVFRYNKRILKLRPEDVQSQEFIPMIGVKPGKTIIYRKFSDGYYQGLVNKYTNSSTYFKIEYSDGDDELMDPFDLMNEIILNLSNIENILLQLSNNDVNNGRYIQQIQFITNLVKNNNSNDKAKTVNEDGTNSGSEINGVETSEKLKEVDITGHTLFKKMTSELRNYMLHQLINVEYISKRRKCSQ